A window from Engraulis encrasicolus isolate BLACKSEA-1 chromosome 11, IST_EnEncr_1.0, whole genome shotgun sequence encodes these proteins:
- the agpat2 gene encoding 1-acyl-sn-glycerol-3-phosphate acyltransferase beta gives MDALWLVLLLVVPALLWTSSTFVFYFKKCFYVAYMMLLATVAIPLSILKSGGRDIDNMRIIRNLVQHVKYFLGLRYDVSGWEHLQTEGPYVIISNHQSSLDVLGMMEVLPDRCSMIAKKELIYAGTVGLVCWLGGIVFINRKKTSDAKSVMADAAKTMLDEKIRLWVFPEGTRNQKGDLLPFKKGAFHLAVQAQAPIIPIVFSSYSNFYLRKEKEFKSGTITLKILPKIETKGMTSDDVSALTDQAYDLMRSVFLDISGPPPATTPQSNGPTSRH, from the exons ATGGATGCGCTGTGGTTGGTCCTGCTGCTGGTGGTCCCAGCTTTACTATGGACCAGCAGCacgtttgttttttattttaaaaagtgctTCTACGTGGCTTACATGATGCTACTGGCCACGGTTGCAATACCACTCTCCATCTTGAAAAGTGGCGGAAGGGATATTGATAATATGAG GATAATTCGTAACCTGGTGCAGCATGTGAAGTACTTTTTGGGTCTGCGTTACGACGTGAGCGGCTGGGAGCACCTCCAGACCGAGGGGCCATACGTCATCATCTCCAACCACCAGAGCTCCTTGGACGTGCTGG GCATGATGGAGGTGCTGCCGGACCGCTGCTCCATGATTGCCAAGAAGGAGCTGATCTATGCAGGCACCGTGGGCCTGGTATGCTGGCTGGGGGGCATCGTCTTCATCAACCGCAAGAAGACCAGCGACGCCAAGAGCGTCATGGCCGACGCTGCCAAGACCATGCTGGACGAAAAG ATCCGCCTGTGGGTGTTTCCAGAAGGGACGAGGAACCAGAAGGGAGACCTACTGCCCTTTAAGAAGGGGGCCTTCCACTTGGCCGTGCAAGCACAG gccCCCATCATACCGATCGTTTTCTCCTCCTACAGCAACTTCTACCTGCGGAAGGAGAAGGAGTTCAAGTCTG GCACCATCACACTGAAGATCCTGCCCAAGATCGAGACCAAGGGCATGACCTCAGACGACGTGTCGGCGCTGACCGACCAAGCATACGACCTGATGCGCTCGGTCTTCCTGGACATCTCCGGCCCTCCCCCCGCAACCACACCGCAGAGCAACGGGCCGACCAGTCGccactga
- the dipk1b gene encoding divergent protein kinase domain 1B translates to MPRSLRRLLHLVLFCPLSKGLQSRMPAVKVKYLLLVWVGILLLSWALYMQYSSYTELCRGHVCHMVICDHYRRGIIAGSACKALCEERTLTLQRCLSTSPAHQVYNGMWKEKAVVIKCGIEELANGDGVPGSALRAESSLFDKPARGTSMDEFREMLHSFLKESLGEQASLATLVARVVTLADVNQDGKVSLAEAKSVWALLQVPELLVLLALAGREHTPRLLGFCGHLYVTERVAHTALWRLEVPPSLQPVVPEAVGVALNRWLAPAWPRRARISIGLLEFVEDAFHGAYGSFLMCDSGPERVGYSQQYDCKMADLRGVASEAAVRGYLRGRTCQTNADCTYGRDCTATCDRLARQCNTEVVQPNLAKVCALLQSFLLFGTPADLHADLEKQLRTCVTLSGLASQMEVHHSLVLNNLKTLLWKKISNTKYS, encoded by the exons ATGCCGCGGAGTTTGCGAAGGCTATTGCACCTGGTGCTCTTCTGCCCGTTATCGAAGGGCTTGCAG TCTCGTATGCCAGCCGTGAAGGTGAAGTATCTGCTGTTGGTGTGGGTGGGGATCTTGCTGCTGAGTTGGGCCCTCTACATGCAGTACTCCTCCTACACCGAGCTGTGTAGGGGGCACGTCTGTCACATGGTCATC TGTGATCACTACCGCAGGGGAATCATTGCTGGCTCAGCTTGTAAGGCTCTCTGTGAGGAGAGAACTCTTACCCTGCAGAGATGCCTGTCAACGTCGCCAGcacatcag GTGTACAACGGGATGTGGAAGGAGAAGGCGGTGGTGATCAAGTGTGGCATCGAGGAGTTGGCCAACGGCGACGGTGTCCCCGGCTCCGCACTGAGAGCCGAGAGCAGCCTGTTCGACAAGCCCGCCAGAGGCACCTCCATGGACGAGTTTAGAGAGATGCTGCACTCCTTCCTCAAG GAGAGTCTGGGAGAGCAGGCGTCCCTGGCCACCTTGGTGGCACGGGTGGTGACACTGGCCGACGTCAACCAGGATGGCAAGGTGTCCCTGGCTGAGGCCAAGTCTGTGTGGGCACTGCTGCAGGTGCCTGAGCTGCTGGTGCTCCTGGCGTTGGCTGGTCGTGAGCACACCCCTCGCCTCCTGGGCTTCTGCGGCCACCTGTATGTGACCGAGCGCGTGGCCCACACTGCCCTCTGGAGGCTGGAGGTGCCCCCGTCCCTGCAGCCCGTGGTACCCGAGGCCGTGGGGGTGGCTCTCAACCGCTGGCTGGCACCGGCCTGGCCGAGGCGGGCGCGCATCAGCATTGGGCTGCTTGAGTTCGTGGAAGACGCCTTCCATGGTGCCTACGGCAGCTTCCTGATGTGCGACTCGGGCCCCGAACGTGTGGGCTACAGTCAGCAGTATGACTGCAAGATGGCTGACCTGCGCGGCGTGGCCAGCGAGGCGGCGGTGCGGGGCTACCTGCGCGGACGCACCTGCCAGACCAACGCCGACTGCACGTACGGCCGCGACTGCACGGCCACCTGTGACCGGCTGGCGCGCCAGTGCAACACGGAGGTGGTGCAGCCCAACCTGGCCAAGGTATGCGCCCTGCTGCAGAGCTTCCTGCTCTTTGGCACGCCCGCCGACCTCCACGCCGACCTGGAGAAGCAGCTGCGCACCTGCGTCACCCTCAGCGGCCTGGCCAGCCAGATGGAGGTCCACCATTCGCTGGTGCTCAACAACCTCAAGACCCTGCTGTGGAAGAAGATCTCCAACACCAAGTACTCCTGA
- the mrps2 gene encoding 28S ribosomal protein S2, mitochondrial, whose translation MAAGMLTKAICGLRCPRFAAAALSCSSQSYSTAALPKAVLTPSDNTADQNKLLNVPLSHPDFFRVSELFSLKDLFDARVHLGHKKGCRHRLMEPYLFGSRLDTDVIDLEQTVPHLQQALNFTAHVAFRGGIILFVSRYRQFGHLVERTARECGEYAHTRYWQGGLLTNATIQYGPGVRLPDLIIFLSTLNNVFQTHVAIRDAAKMNIPTVGVVDTNCNPSLITYPVPANDDTPAAMELYCRLFKVTINRAKDKRKQLELLKGLGPSTTSS comes from the exons ATGGCCGCCGGGATGCTTACGAAAG CAATCTGTGGACTCCGGTGCCCTCGCTTTGCGGCAGCTGCTCTGTCTTGCAGCAGCCAATCCTACAGCACAGCAGCGTTACCAAAGGCAGTGTTGACACCAAGTGACAACACCG CTGACCAAAACAAACTCCTAAATGTCCCGCTGAGCCACCCAGACTTCTTCCGAGTGTCTGAACTCTTCAGCTTGAAGGACCTGTTTGATGCACGTGTTCACCTCGGGCACAAAAAGGGATGTCGACACAG GCTAATGGAGCCGTACCTGTTTGGAAGCCGGCTGGACACGGACGTGATCGACCTGGAGCAGACGGTGCCTCACCTGCAGCAGGCCCTTAACTTCACGGCCCACGTGGCCTTCCGCGGCGGCATCATCCTCTTCGTCAGCCGCTACCGTCAGTTTGGCCACCTGGTGGAGCGCACAGCGCGGGAGTGCGGCGAGTACGCCCACACACGCTACTGGCAGGGTGGCCTGCTGACCAACGCCACCATTCAGTACGGCCCTGGCGTACGCCTCCCCGACCTAATCATCTTCCTGTCCACGCTCAATAACGTCTTCCAGACGCACGTGGCGATCCGCGACGCGGCCAAGATGAACATACCCACCGTGGGGGTGGTGGACACCAACTGCAACCCCAGTCTCATCACTTACCCGGTGCCCGCCAACGACGACACGCCCGCTGCCATGGAGCTCTACTGCCGGCTCTTCAAGGTCACCATCAACCGGGCCAAGGACAAACGAAAGCAGCTGGAGCTGCTCAAGGGCCTGGGGCCTTCCACCACATCCAGTTGA